One segment of Syntrophorhabdus sp. DNA contains the following:
- a CDS encoding phosphotransferase: protein MKDPDGLTVASMNGIEWHLDDRGLIEVLRPFSHRGGERRAYGAYPFRAGRVFVKSFLEKGLLGAIRNRVHPRGRVEYLMSRRLASLGISTPVSYGYGSGPGTSCVVHEYIEGESFIDVFHRSGDRGKLIAALAELLKTLERHHVLHNDLHLHNVLVANGRLYLIDLHKMKIKGSFTGGDEISNLSHALAMAYWTMTPDEKETFFRCYGKDGIRDETEQTLRAMHMRWILRKQRRAFENTSKTRREGRHLLIVGREDSGRGTYLETIKKDAKVVVERYTDHVRKIYRGRRRLRRAWKAHIALAYLNLPLIPETFRLSLPALFRRGYIAMEDLGGKGEELDRHVDRVYDGASVGQRKALADSLALFLKGAMKTGVVHRDLKACNVFRLDDGTFRFLDVEDITFHEADGDVLHRMLLQLNTTLPKRIGPRDRLRFLARLTSSSGIDRRQLLERVVRDSAGREIVYQGMEGLRTESW from the coding sequence ATGAAAGACCCTGATGGATTGACGGTCGCCAGCATGAACGGCATCGAGTGGCACCTCGACGACAGGGGGCTCATCGAGGTCCTGCGGCCCTTCTCCCACCGGGGAGGGGAACGAAGAGCCTATGGCGCCTATCCCTTCAGGGCCGGCAGGGTGTTCGTCAAGTCCTTCCTGGAGAAGGGCCTCCTCGGGGCGATACGGAACAGGGTGCATCCCCGGGGACGGGTCGAGTATCTCATGAGCCGGAGACTCGCCTCTCTCGGGATATCGACACCGGTCTCCTACGGCTATGGATCGGGACCGGGGACCTCATGCGTCGTTCACGAGTACATCGAGGGGGAGAGCTTCATAGATGTCTTCCACAGGTCCGGTGACCGGGGAAAGCTCATCGCGGCCCTCGCGGAGCTGCTCAAGACGCTGGAAAGGCACCATGTCCTTCACAACGACCTCCACCTGCACAACGTGCTCGTCGCCAACGGCCGGCTCTACCTCATAGACCTCCACAAGATGAAGATAAAAGGGTCCTTCACCGGCGGCGACGAGATCTCGAACCTCTCCCACGCCCTTGCCATGGCCTACTGGACAATGACCCCCGATGAAAAGGAGACGTTCTTCCGGTGCTACGGAAAAGATGGAATACGGGATGAAACGGAGCAGACTCTCCGGGCCATGCACATGCGATGGATCCTGAGAAAGCAGCGCCGCGCCTTCGAAAACACGTCGAAGACACGGCGGGAGGGCAGGCACCTCTTGATCGTAGGCAGAGAGGACAGCGGCCGCGGGACCTACCTCGAGACCATCAAGAAGGACGCGAAGGTCGTCGTCGAGAGGTACACCGACCACGTGAGGAAGATATACCGCGGCAGGAGGAGGCTGAGACGTGCGTGGAAGGCACACATCGCCCTCGCCTACCTGAACCTTCCCCTGATCCCGGAGACGTTCCGCCTCTCCCTGCCCGCCCTCTTCCGGCGCGGGTACATTGCCATGGAGGATCTTGGCGGAAAGGGCGAGGAACTGGACCGCCACGTGGACAGGGTATATGACGGGGCCTCCGTCGGGCAGAGGAAGGCCCTGGCGGACTCCCTCGCCCTCTTCCTGAAGGGGGCGATGAAAACAGGGGTCGTCCACCGCGATCTGAAGGCCTGCAACGTCTTCAGGCTGGACGACGGCACTTTCCGTTTCCTCGATGTCGAGGATATCACCTTCCACGAAGCCGACGGGGACGTCCTCCACAGGATGCTCCTCCAGCTCAACACCACGCTGCCGAAGAGGATCGGGCCGCGGGACAGGCTGAGATTCCTTGCCAGGCTCACGTCTTCATCGGGCATCGACAGGAGGCAGCTGCTGGAGAGAGTGGTCCGGGACTCCGCCGGACGAGAGATCGTCTACCAGGGAATGGAAGGGCTCAGGACCGAATCGTGGTGA
- a CDS encoding glycosyltransferase family 4 protein: MKKILFYTHNIFTKENPVGYRIQQYFPYLQERGFKVSLLTTKADFGTVLRTASRSDVVVVQRLLPSPMKLSLLKVFAKKMVYDFDDAVMHGNKGESATRRKRFSAIVRASKAVLCGNSFLMEEAGRYRDSGIHYMPTTVDIDEYPVKVHEERKIFVVGWIGTSSTLRYLDSIRELILSITDREGLEFRVIADKPFGVEKRGITFQRWNKEREKAMLLDLDMGIMPAEDDLWSRGKCGLKLIQYMAMGLPSVTNPVGVSKEIVADGVNGFLRADMRGWEEAIGALGSDVALRRQIGAAARQTAVERYSLQTWGKRFAEIMDTL, encoded by the coding sequence ATGAAAAAGATACTTTTCTACACCCACAACATATTCACGAAGGAGAACCCTGTAGGATACAGGATCCAGCAGTACTTTCCGTATCTCCAGGAAAGAGGTTTCAAGGTCTCCCTCCTGACAACGAAGGCGGATTTCGGCACCGTGCTGAGGACCGCGTCGCGGTCCGATGTCGTCGTTGTCCAGAGGCTCCTCCCGAGCCCCATGAAACTCTCCCTCCTGAAGGTGTTCGCGAAGAAGATGGTCTACGATTTCGATGACGCCGTCATGCATGGAAACAAGGGCGAGAGCGCGACAAGAAGAAAGAGGTTCTCCGCCATCGTCAGGGCCTCGAAGGCTGTCCTCTGCGGAAACTCCTTTCTCATGGAGGAGGCCGGCAGATACAGGGATTCCGGCATCCACTACATGCCCACGACCGTGGACATCGACGAATACCCGGTGAAGGTCCACGAAGAGCGGAAAATCTTCGTCGTGGGGTGGATCGGGACAAGTTCGACGCTCAGGTATCTCGACAGCATCAGGGAGCTTATCCTTTCCATCACCGACAGGGAGGGGCTCGAGTTCAGGGTTATCGCCGACAAGCCCTTCGGCGTCGAGAAACGGGGAATAACCTTTCAAAGATGGAACAAGGAAAGGGAAAAGGCGATGCTCCTCGATCTCGACATGGGCATCATGCCCGCCGAGGACGACCTCTGGTCCCGGGGAAAATGCGGTCTGAAACTGATCCAGTACATGGCGATGGGGCTCCCTTCGGTCACAAACCCCGTCGGCGTCTCGAAGGAGATCGTCGCGGACGGCGTTAACGGGTTCCTGAGGGCCGACATGAGGGGATGGGAAGAGGCCATAGGGGCGCTCGGCTCCGACGTGGCCCTTCGCCGGCAGATCGGCGCGGCGGCGCGGCAGACAGCGGTGGAAAGGTATTCCCTGCAGACCTGGGGCAAAAGGTTTGCCGAGATCATGGACACCCTATGA
- a CDS encoding endonuclease III — MMKTLKDVFPEDAAPIITRISRGETSDPFVVLVGTLLSLRTKDETTEKVMEALTPRAGTPRELLGIPDGELERMIYPVGFYRNKAKVLKEVARTIIDKYGGRVPDTIEELLSMRGIGRKTANLVVTEGYGKPGICVDTHVHRISNRLGIVSTKNPHATEDALRQVLPGRYWIVYNSLLVTFGKRICTPLSPKCSECPIEDLCPRNGVTRSR; from the coding sequence ATGATGAAGACCCTCAAGGATGTCTTCCCCGAGGATGCGGCACCGATCATCACCCGCATTTCCCGGGGGGAGACGTCAGACCCCTTCGTCGTGCTCGTCGGGACGCTCCTCAGCCTTCGGACGAAGGACGAGACGACGGAGAAGGTGATGGAGGCCCTGACACCTCGCGCCGGGACCCCCCGGGAACTCCTCGGCATCCCCGACGGGGAGCTGGAGAGGATGATCTATCCCGTTGGTTTCTACCGGAACAAGGCGAAGGTCCTCAAGGAGGTCGCCCGAACCATCATCGACAAGTACGGCGGGAGGGTCCCCGACACGATCGAGGAGCTTCTTTCCATGCGGGGAATAGGCCGCAAGACGGCGAACCTCGTCGTCACCGAAGGATACGGGAAGCCGGGAATCTGCGTGGATACACACGTGCACAGGATATCCAACAGGCTCGGTATCGTCTCGACGAAGAACCCCCACGCTACCGAAGACGCCCTGAGACAGGTCCTGCCCGGGCGATACTGGATCGTCTACAACTCCCTGCTCGTGACCTTCGGCAAGCGGATATGCACTCCCCTGTCGCCGAAATGCAGTGAGTGCCCCATTGAAGACCTCTGCCCGAGGAATGGGGTGACGAGGTCGAGATAG
- a CDS encoding amidohydrolase, which yields MTILITGVLLDGAVRDIFIDNGVILEISPSCTRPADRVIDGTGKAALPSLINGHTHAAMTLFRGYADDMPLKTWLEEKIWVLESKLTEEDVYWGAKLACLEMIRNGVTAFNDMYWHWEATARAVTDMKIRGFISAVFIDMFEDGKAREQIALNRELYALSKKYEPYATFTFGPHALYTVSKASLEWMRDFSIDKDILIHMHLAETADEIRFSQEKYGMSPVDFLDSIGILSERYIGCHGCALEEADARVLSERHARLVHVPVSNLKLAVGRVFPHRLVGKAGIPYCFGTDGCASNNHLDVLETMKFASLLAKFHASDPTMLPARQTFDMATRTAAEIFRLGEWSIREGLSPDIILIDLARPEFVPNFDIYSDMVYAANSSAVDTVICLGEVLMENRIVPGEEEIMAKAAETARALVMR from the coding sequence GTGACGATCCTCATCACGGGCGTCCTCCTCGACGGCGCCGTCAGGGACATCTTCATCGACAACGGTGTCATCCTCGAGATCTCCCCGTCATGCACCCGCCCGGCCGACAGGGTGATAGACGGCACGGGCAAGGCCGCGCTGCCCTCTCTCATCAACGGACACACCCACGCCGCCATGACCCTCTTCCGGGGTTATGCCGACGACATGCCCCTGAAAACCTGGCTCGAAGAGAAGATATGGGTCCTCGAATCGAAGCTGACCGAAGAGGACGTGTACTGGGGCGCGAAGCTTGCCTGCCTGGAGATGATCAGGAACGGCGTCACCGCCTTCAACGACATGTACTGGCACTGGGAAGCAACGGCCCGTGCCGTCACTGATATGAAGATACGGGGTTTCATCAGCGCCGTCTTCATCGACATGTTCGAGGACGGCAAGGCCCGGGAGCAGATAGCGCTCAACCGTGAACTCTACGCCCTCTCGAAGAAGTACGAGCCCTACGCCACCTTTACCTTCGGCCCCCACGCGCTCTATACGGTATCGAAGGCAAGCCTCGAATGGATGCGCGATTTCTCCATCGACAAGGACATCCTCATCCACATGCACCTCGCGGAGACCGCCGACGAGATACGTTTCTCTCAGGAGAAGTATGGAATGTCCCCCGTGGACTTCCTTGACTCCATCGGCATCCTTTCCGAGCGCTACATCGGCTGCCACGGCTGCGCCCTCGAGGAGGCCGACGCCCGCGTGCTCAGCGAGCGGCACGCCCGCCTCGTCCACGTGCCCGTCTCCAATCTCAAGCTCGCCGTGGGAAGGGTCTTTCCCCACCGCCTTGTCGGGAAGGCCGGGATACCCTATTGCTTCGGGACAGACGGATGCGCCTCGAACAACCATCTCGACGTTCTGGAAACAATGAAGTTCGCCTCCCTGCTCGCCAAGTTCCACGCATCGGACCCGACCATGCTCCCGGCGAGGCAGACATTCGACATGGCCACCCGGACCGCCGCGGAGATCTTCCGCCTAGGCGAGTGGTCGATCAGGGAAGGCTTAAGCCCCGACATCATCCTCATCGACCTGGCGAGACCCGAGTTCGTCCCCAATTTCGACATCTATTCCGATATGGTCTACGCGGCCAACAGCTCGGCCGTGGACACGGTCATCTGCCTGGGAGAGGTTCTCATGGAGAACCGGATCGTTCCCGGTGAAGAGGAGATCATGGCAAAGGCCGCCGAGACGGCCCGCGCCCTCGTCATGAGATGA
- a CDS encoding MTAP family purine nucleoside phosphorylase, whose translation MFAIIGGTSLLDCRIFSGWTEETVETPFGTVTVKRGDGVVFLQRHGSPPLPPHRIRHRANIAALKELGVHKIVAVNSVGSLTFSLEPGTLLVPDDFVSPWHIETFFDDEMRFMIPVMDGNFAHEVFVACREHTMAVRMGGIYVQTIGPRLETRAEINILKGFGDIVGMTLASEATLAMEMDLPYASICSIDNYCHGIVEVPLTMDEIRANVTRNLSTIESVLDTLITRGLS comes from the coding sequence ATGTTCGCGATAATTGGAGGAACATCGCTGCTCGACTGCCGGATCTTCTCCGGCTGGACCGAGGAAACCGTGGAAACCCCTTTCGGCACCGTCACCGTGAAGAGGGGAGATGGGGTTGTGTTTCTCCAGAGACACGGCAGCCCCCCTCTACCTCCGCACAGGATACGGCACCGCGCCAACATCGCGGCCCTCAAGGAACTGGGCGTCCACAAGATAGTGGCCGTCAATTCCGTGGGGAGCCTCACGTTCTCCCTTGAGCCCGGCACCCTCCTCGTTCCCGACGATTTCGTCTCTCCCTGGCACATCGAAACCTTCTTCGACGATGAGATGCGTTTCATGATACCCGTGATGGACGGGAACTTCGCCCACGAGGTGTTCGTGGCATGCAGGGAACACACAATGGCGGTGCGGATGGGAGGCATCTATGTCCAGACCATCGGGCCGAGACTGGAGACACGGGCAGAGATCAACATCCTCAAGGGCTTCGGGGACATCGTCGGCATGACGCTCGCCTCCGAGGCGACCCTCGCCATGGAGATGGACCTGCCCTACGCCAGCATCTGTTCCATCGACAATTATTGCCATGGCATAGTCGAGGTGCCCCTGACGATGGACGAGATCCGGGCGAACGTGACACGGAACCTCTCAACCATCGAGAGCGTGCTTGACACCCTCATCACGCGGGGCCTCTCGTGA
- a CDS encoding spore coat protein U domain-containing protein, whose protein sequence is MPKTSIDPKKPPVRPLLLLLSLCLLLLPLAADAQGTGACNVLGAGIHCSEYNALDEGYAYMDGWITVKCDAPATVTIAIGPGASGNTVNRTMTMTGANPLRYNLYTDPARKRLWGDGTTGAMVTVGVSANEEVYVPVYGRIDPDQPTSSGGYSDSPAITLTW, encoded by the coding sequence TTGCCGAAGACCTCCATTGACCCGAAGAAACCGCCGGTGAGGCCGTTGCTGCTTCTCCTTTCACTATGCCTCCTGTTGCTTCCCCTCGCCGCGGATGCCCAGGGCACCGGCGCTTGCAACGTGCTCGGGGCCGGCATCCACTGCTCCGAATACAACGCCCTCGATGAAGGATATGCCTATATGGACGGATGGATCACCGTGAAATGCGATGCACCCGCAACGGTGACCATTGCCATTGGCCCCGGTGCATCGGGGAATACAGTCAACAGAACGATGACAATGACAGGAGCGAATCCCCTGAGATATAACCTTTACACGGACCCGGCACGTAAACGGTTGTGGGGTGACGGCACCACCGGAGCAATGGTGACGGTTGGGGTGAGCGCGAATGAAGAGGTGTATGTTCCCGTCTACGGCAGGATAGATCCAGATCAGCCCACATCGAGCGGCGGGTACAGCGATTCCCCCGCCATCACCCTTACATGGTGA
- a CDS encoding fimbrial biogenesis outer membrane usher protein yields MLVVLMLPFIFATPSQCRAWEHVVLEVALNTETKGDFFVYLTHDGDSLIDREDLVAIGFEAPAGTTSRIGGKTFISLRSMKDVTYHLDEETVSLHITAAPHLLRRNSIDLRPARRPEVYYPRDTGAFFNYGLNYAGRQPLGHTAFTGTTQVGVRAGDFLFLGDSTYTNSGDDERFVRLSTNMIHESRLNLDRAVLGDLYATSGHLGSTVNMGGISFSRNFGIDPYFIKQPMVDYTGFATLPSEIRVSMDGAQIRSEKLGPGPFDLRNILSFNGVHDLTITVRDAFGREETVRYPFYSADTLLRGGLHEFSYNTGFLRRNYGTESSDYGRFAASFFHNYGLTDSLTIGVRGEGLSDHVNVGPRMSCLVRRYGTLGLGAGVSLSRGKQAGYAASLGYTYQARNASLRLLFTRYTREYSTISTQTTDDRTRTELGAGIGYGTPRLGSVSLDFVAIGRYTATDSERYTLRYSRGITRNANLHFSVTRMKNGCSDTRFDLGLIFYPWKDVTLSASLQKGDGSDYQTVQLQKSTPAGEGCGYRVTASRTRTSGSETSSIDPFVQYKGTYGTYSAEFRGDYGAGSADSRQSMSIGASGSIAYVGRKLHFGRPVSDSYGVVRVGDLEGVGVYHNNHLLGRTDRSGRLFIPNMISYADNYVSIDDRDIPVEYSLEKVGKYVSPPFRSGTFLTFDAVKTRALTGRMETRPAGRSVPVALGHAAFTLNGKEVSFVTGRNGEFYLENIPAGRYTGTLRDARRTYSFTLVIPSSDDMTVDLGGILAEDLH; encoded by the coding sequence ATGCTGGTTGTCCTGATGCTTCCTTTCATCTTCGCGACCCCCTCACAATGCCGGGCCTGGGAACACGTTGTCCTGGAGGTGGCCCTCAACACGGAGACGAAGGGCGATTTCTTTGTCTATCTTACGCATGACGGGGACTCCCTCATAGATAGGGAAGACCTTGTCGCCATTGGCTTCGAGGCCCCCGCGGGCACCACATCGCGGATAGGAGGAAAGACGTTCATATCCCTGAGATCGATGAAGGACGTGACGTATCACCTCGACGAGGAAACGGTATCGCTGCATATCACAGCCGCACCCCATCTCCTGAGGAGAAACTCCATTGATCTCAGGCCCGCAAGAAGGCCCGAAGTCTATTACCCGAGAGACACCGGCGCCTTTTTCAACTACGGCCTGAACTATGCCGGCCGGCAGCCCCTCGGCCACACAGCCTTTACGGGGACGACTCAGGTCGGTGTGCGTGCCGGCGATTTCCTCTTCCTGGGTGATTCAACCTACACCAATAGCGGCGACGATGAAAGGTTTGTCCGGCTGTCGACGAACATGATCCATGAGTCACGGCTTAACCTCGATCGCGCCGTACTCGGTGACCTCTATGCCACCTCCGGTCACCTCGGCAGCACCGTGAACATGGGCGGTATCAGCTTCTCCCGAAACTTCGGCATCGATCCCTATTTCATAAAGCAACCGATGGTGGACTACACGGGGTTCGCGACGCTGCCCTCGGAGATCAGGGTCTCCATGGACGGCGCACAGATCCGATCGGAAAAGCTGGGTCCCGGCCCTTTCGATCTCAGGAACATCCTCTCCTTCAACGGGGTCCACGATCTCACGATCACCGTCAGGGACGCCTTCGGCAGAGAGGAAACGGTTCGCTATCCCTTCTACTCCGCGGACACGCTGTTGCGCGGCGGCCTGCATGAGTTCAGCTACAACACCGGTTTCCTGAGGAGAAACTACGGAACTGAGAGCAGCGACTACGGGAGGTTCGCCGCGTCTTTCTTCCACAACTACGGCCTGACCGACTCCCTCACCATCGGCGTAAGAGGTGAGGGCTTGAGCGATCACGTCAACGTGGGCCCCAGAATGTCCTGCCTTGTCAGGCGCTACGGCACCCTTGGTCTCGGCGCGGGTGTCAGCCTCTCACGGGGGAAACAGGCCGGCTATGCGGCTTCCCTGGGCTATACCTATCAGGCACGCAACGCGAGCCTCAGGCTCCTTTTCACCAGGTACACCAGGGAATACTCGACGATCTCGACACAGACCACGGACGACAGAACACGGACGGAACTGGGAGCGGGTATTGGATACGGAACGCCCCGGCTTGGTTCGGTCTCCCTCGACTTCGTGGCCATCGGCAGGTACACCGCCACTGACAGCGAGAGGTACACCCTGAGATACTCACGAGGCATCACGCGAAATGCGAACCTCCATTTTTCAGTGACGCGCATGAAGAACGGCTGCTCGGACACCCGATTCGATCTTGGCCTTATTTTCTACCCCTGGAAGGATGTCACGCTCTCGGCGAGTCTGCAAAAGGGCGATGGCAGCGACTACCAGACCGTTCAGCTGCAGAAGAGTACCCCCGCGGGTGAAGGTTGCGGTTACAGGGTGACGGCATCACGGACGCGCACGTCGGGAAGCGAAACCTCTTCCATCGATCCCTTTGTCCAGTACAAAGGAACATACGGGACCTATAGCGCTGAGTTCCGCGGAGACTACGGCGCGGGGTCTGCGGATTCCCGGCAGTCCATGTCGATCGGCGCCTCAGGGAGCATTGCGTACGTGGGGAGGAAGCTGCACTTCGGACGCCCCGTGAGCGACAGTTACGGCGTGGTCAGGGTGGGGGACCTCGAGGGTGTCGGGGTATATCACAACAACCATCTACTGGGCCGCACAGACCGTTCCGGCCGGCTCTTCATACCGAATATGATCTCTTACGCGGACAACTATGTCTCTATTGACGACAGGGACATACCCGTGGAGTACTCCCTGGAGAAGGTGGGGAAATACGTTTCGCCCCCCTTCAGAAGTGGTACATTCCTGACCTTCGACGCCGTGAAGACCAGGGCTCTCACCGGTCGGATGGAAACAAGACCGGCAGGGCGATCCGTCCCCGTGGCCCTCGGGCACGCCGCATTCACGCTGAACGGAAAAGAGGTCTCCTTCGTCACCGGCAGAAACGGTGAGTTCTATCTCGAGAACATTCCCGCCGGCCGGTACACCGGCACGCTCCGCGACGCCCGCCGGACGTATTCATTTACCCTGGTCATTCCGTCCTCCGACGACATGACCGTAGATCTGGGAGGTATCCTTGCCGAAGACCTCCATTGA
- a CDS encoding molecular chaperone gives MSKRDTLAWPVEKTGHRPVPPFILLIAIVLFSCAPACAQSFSVQPTKVSFDRNTKAQKLVIRNRSAHDLSLQAGVCKWSQDKDGRDIYEDTSDIVIFPRIFTVRKGEQRLVRLGTTPGPASRERAYRVFVEELPVRDPKTPRSGIDLVFKVGIPVFLSPLQNSREQLSVSLAVEKGKVLVSALNNDNAHTTIESVSMIGQDSREKEVFSKSLTGWYILSGSSRTYEADIPQALCARLTRLRAVVRTERNSFEDVVEVTGSMCGPPVK, from the coding sequence ATGTCGAAGAGAGACACCCTGGCATGGCCGGTTGAGAAAACCGGCCATCGTCCTGTTCCGCCTTTCATCCTGCTTATCGCCATCGTTCTGTTTTCCTGTGCACCGGCCTGCGCGCAGAGTTTCAGCGTACAGCCCACAAAGGTATCGTTCGACAGGAACACGAAGGCGCAAAAGCTGGTCATAAGGAATAGGAGCGCTCATGACCTTTCCCTCCAGGCGGGCGTCTGCAAATGGTCCCAGGATAAGGACGGCAGAGACATATACGAGGATACCTCCGACATCGTCATCTTCCCCAGGATCTTCACGGTCAGGAAGGGAGAACAGAGGCTTGTGCGCCTGGGAACAACGCCCGGCCCCGCGTCGCGGGAACGTGCCTACAGGGTCTTCGTGGAAGAGTTGCCCGTCAGAGACCCGAAAACGCCGCGCTCAGGGATCGATCTTGTGTTCAAGGTGGGGATACCCGTATTCCTCAGCCCCCTTCAGAACTCCCGGGAGCAGCTCAGCGTCTCCCTGGCGGTCGAAAAGGGAAAGGTCCTCGTCAGCGCTCTGAACAACGACAATGCCCACACCACCATTGAATCCGTGAGCATGATCGGTCAGGATTCCCGGGAGAAAGAGGTATTCTCGAAGAGCCTCACCGGCTGGTATATCCTGAGCGGCTCATCCAGGACCTATGAGGCCGATATTCCGCAGGCGCTCTGCGCCAGGCTTACAAGACTCCGCGCGGTTGTCAGGACGGAGAGGAATTCCTTTGAGGACGTGGTGGAGGTGACAGGGAGCATGTGTGGACCGCCCGTCAAATGA
- a CDS encoding spore coat protein U domain-containing protein — protein MKRITSLSGLFCLALIVVGAGFCANAMAGSQTANLQVSATCSASCEFLTQGTNLAFGPHDPLSNTETIAQASWSYRCVTGTKYRLYIEGERQMLLDGTDETNKLAFQLYKDDYSTVFPESESTAGELEAASNAEVPFTINGKISAGDGQSLKAGSYSKTLTVTLLY, from the coding sequence ATGAAACGCATTACCAGTCTTTCCGGGTTGTTCTGTCTCGCACTCATCGTCGTCGGGGCGGGGTTCTGCGCGAACGCCATGGCCGGATCGCAGACCGCAAACCTGCAAGTATCCGCCACGTGTTCCGCAAGCTGTGAGTTCCTGACACAGGGGACGAATCTCGCATTCGGCCCGCACGACCCGCTGAGCAACACCGAAACCATAGCGCAGGCGTCGTGGAGTTACAGGTGTGTCACAGGAACAAAATACAGGCTTTACATAGAAGGAGAACGGCAGATGTTGCTCGACGGCACGGACGAGACCAACAAGCTCGCGTTCCAGCTTTACAAGGACGACTACTCGACGGTCTTTCCTGAATCGGAGTCGACCGCCGGGGAACTGGAAGCCGCGTCAAACGCAGAGGTCCCCTTCACGATCAACGGGAAGATATCGGCGGGAGACGGTCAGTCCCTGAAGGCAGGCTCTTACAGCAAGACCCTGACGGTCACACTGCTGTACTAG